GAACCCAGTCCGTTAAACCCTATGCGTTAGCCCCAAAGTTCCGGTTTTGGCGGAAACAAAGTACTGCCTTCGAAGACCAGTCCCGGTTCGCGGTCCTGGGTCAAAAGAAGTGGGCCGTCTAGATCCACATAGTCTGCCCGCTGCGCCAAGAGGACAGCGGGGGCCATGGCCAAAGACGTGCCGAGCATGCAACCGACCATGATCTTGAACTCAAGCGCCTTGGCTTGATCGAGGAGCGCGAGGGCCTCCGTCAACCCCCCGGCCTTATCGAGCTTGATATTAATGGCATCATACCGGCTGCGGAGATCTTCAAGCCCATCCCGCGTGTGCAGACTTTCGTCCGCGCAGATCGTGATCCTTGAGCTGAAATCCATAAGACGGTTGTCACCCTTGGAGGGCAAAGGCTGTTCAATCAAAGCCACACCGGCTGCTTCGCACGCCGCCATGTTCCTGGCAAAACAGCTGTCGTCCCAGGCTTCATTTGCATCAACGATCAAGGTGCTGTCCGGGGCGGCCTTGCGAACAGCTTCTATTCGCTCATCGTCGCCAGACCCGCCAAGTTTTACCTTGAGCAAGGGCCGATGCGCGGCCTTTGCCGTTTTTTCTGCCATGATTTCCGGTGTGCCGACACTGATCGTGTAAGCGGTCGTGACCGGTGAAAGCGGCGGGATACCGGCAATCTCTGCAGCCGGTTTTCCGGACTGCTTGGCTTCAAGGTCCCAAAGGGCGCAATCCACTGCGTTGCGTGCGGCTCCGGCCGGCATGGCCTCTTGTAGCGCATGGCGGCTCAAACCGTCTTTCAACAGCGGCGAGATCTCCTGGATCTGCTCCTGAACGCTTTCCATGGTTTCGTTATAGCGCGCGTAGGGGACGCATTCGCCGCGGCCAACATGGTCCCCGTCCGTTACTGTCGCGACGAGCACATTGGCATGGGTGCGGCTGCCGCGGGAGATTGTAAAACCGCCCGCGATCTCGAAGCTTTCAAGGTCAATGCTGACGCTGCGGCTCATGGCGTGCCGAACTCCGCGGACACCTTATCGACGACGGCTTCCATGCCATAACGGATCGGATCGGTCGCCGGAAGGCCATGGCGCTCGCCCAGTTTCGCAAGAAGCGCGAGCGCCTCATCGTCATCCAGAGCCTGAGTGTTCACCGCGATGCCGACACAGCGGATGCCGGGATTGGTGAGCTTGCCGCACTGAATGGTCATGTCGATGACCTGATCGACGGTGGGAAGCGGGGTTTCGACGCCGCGCATTTTGCTTCGTGTGGGCTCATGGCAAACAATAAAGCCGTCGGGCTGCGAGCCATGAAGCAGGCCGAGTGTCACGCCGGCAAATGACGGGTGGAACAAGGAGCCTTGGCCTTCCACGACCTGCCAGTGATCTTCCTCTGTCGCTGGGGAGAGCCACTCGGCAGCGCCGGCGATGAAGTCGGCAATAACAGCATCGAGAGACAGACCACGGCCGGAAATGAAGACACCTGTCTGGCCGGTAGCGCAGAACGAGCTGGTGTAGCCACGCTCATTCATCGCTTTGTCCATCGCAAGGGCAGTGTATTTTTTGCCGACAGAGCAGTCTGTTCCGACGGTTAAAATCCGTTTGCCCGGCCGTTTGATGCCCTTTCCAGTGGCGAAGGTCATGGAGTTGTGGCGCACATCGTGCAGCTGGCGGCCGTTTTTGGCAGCTGCTTCCTTGATTGCCGGAACATCGCCGAGTTTGACATGGAGCCCGGAGGCAACATCAAGGCCTGCATTCAACGCTTCGACCACCGAATCAACCCAATGATCCGGCAAACGTCCGCCGGCATTGACCGCGCCGATGACCATAGTCTTGGCGCCGGCAGCAGATCCTTCGGAAATCGACATGTCCTTCAGACCGGTATCTGCGGCACAGCCGTCGAGCCGGACCTGTCCGACACACCAGTCTTTCCGCCAATCAACAATGCCTGTTGCGGTCTTGGCGGCCAGGGCATCGGGGACGTCACCGAGAAACAAAAGGTAAGGGCGGGCAATTTCCATGGGCAATGCTTTCATCTGACTGCTGGACGTTAATCTTTACAATCAGGTATACGGGGGGAAGTTGACGAGCGGCAAGGGGCAACTCTCCGGAATGGCATTCTTGGAAAAAAACAAAGCGCCGGAATTGCACCTGGACACCGATTCCGAGGGACATCAGTCCCTTATTCTATCCGGCGACTGGACTGTCAGCACTCTTGCAGACGCCGACCAGCAAATCTCCAAGCTGAATGTCGCCAAGGACAAACTGACGTGCATCGATGTTTCAGAGGTTGATCATCTGGATACCAGTGGGGCCTGGCTGATCCACCGGACCCGGGGGCAACTGGAATTCAGCGGCCGGAAAGTGCAGCTGACCGGCGTGACGCCTGTCCGCGAAAGCCTGTTTCACGAGATCGAGAAACATCATCCGCCGCGCTGGCAACCAGACCGGTCCGGTTTCACGATCGTAGGGTTTTTGGAAGCGACCGGGCGGCAGATGGTCGAAGTGTATAAAGACACTCTCGCGATGCTGCATATCCTAGGATCACTCGGCATCGTCCTGTCGACTGTTCTTTTGCAGCCCAAACGCCTTCGAAGCATAGCAATCGCCGTACAGTTTGACCGCAGCTGCATCGGCGCAGTCCCGATCGTGGCCCTGATGAGCTTTTTGATCGGCGCGATCATTTCTCAGCAGGGCGGATTTTACCTGAGGCAATTCGGGGCCGACATTTTCGTCGTCGATCTTGCAGGTATCCTAGTGCTTCGGGAGATCGGCGTCATCCTGACCGCAATTATGGTGGCTGGACGGTCCGGTTCGGCGTTTACCGC
This window of the Roseibium alexandrii DFL-11 genome carries:
- the dgcA gene encoding N-acetyl-D-Glu racemase DgcA — translated: MSRSVSIDLESFEIAGGFTISRGSRTHANVLVATVTDGDHVGRGECVPYARYNETMESVQEQIQEISPLLKDGLSRHALQEAMPAGAARNAVDCALWDLEAKQSGKPAAEIAGIPPLSPVTTAYTISVGTPEIMAEKTAKAAHRPLLKVKLGGSGDDERIEAVRKAAPDSTLIVDANEAWDDSCFARNMAACEAAGVALIEQPLPSKGDNRLMDFSSRITICADESLHTRDGLEDLRSRYDAINIKLDKAGGLTEALALLDQAKALEFKIMVGCMLGTSLAMAPAVLLAQRADYVDLDGPLLLTQDREPGLVFEGSTLFPPKPELWG
- the dgcN gene encoding N-acetyltransferase DgcN encodes the protein MEIARPYLLFLGDVPDALAAKTATGIVDWRKDWCVGQVRLDGCAADTGLKDMSISEGSAAGAKTMVIGAVNAGGRLPDHWVDSVVEALNAGLDVASGLHVKLGDVPAIKEAAAKNGRQLHDVRHNSMTFATGKGIKRPGKRILTVGTDCSVGKKYTALAMDKAMNERGYTSSFCATGQTGVFISGRGLSLDAVIADFIAGAAEWLSPATEEDHWQVVEGQGSLFHPSFAGVTLGLLHGSQPDGFIVCHEPTRSKMRGVETPLPTVDQVIDMTIQCGKLTNPGIRCVGIAVNTQALDDDEALALLAKLGERHGLPATDPIRYGMEAVVDKVSAEFGTP
- a CDS encoding ABC transporter permease, yielding MAFLEKNKAPELHLDTDSEGHQSLILSGDWTVSTLADADQQISKLNVAKDKLTCIDVSEVDHLDTSGAWLIHRTRGQLEFSGRKVQLTGVTPVRESLFHEIEKHHPPRWQPDRSGFTIVGFLEATGRQMVEVYKDTLAMLHILGSLGIVLSTVLLQPKRLRSIAIAVQFDRSCIGAVPIVALMSFLIGAIISQQGGFYLRQFGADIFVVDLAGILVLREIGVILTAIMVAGRSGSAFTAELGAMRMQEEVDALHVIGLSVTEVLVLPRILALMIALPILTFVADISALFGAGLITWAYLDIPPAAFLTQLQSAITVNTFVVGIIKAPFMALIVGLIACVEGLKVEGSSESLGRHTTMAVVKAIFLVIVVDGMFAMFFAAIGV